The following coding sequences lie in one Arachis hypogaea cultivar Tifrunner chromosome 9, arahy.Tifrunner.gnm2.J5K5, whole genome shotgun sequence genomic window:
- the LOC112712424 gene encoding uncharacterized protein: protein MRSLMASSLILALAMLSSLSLQISADNYLYSSPPPPKSPPYHYSSPPPPPKKAPYYYHSPPPPPKKPYYYHSPPPPVPSPPPPYYYHSPPPPVSSPPPPKKPYYYHSPPPPPKKPYKYSSPPPPPYHYSSPPPPPKKPYKYSSPPPPVHIYPPHPHPHPHPHPHPHPLPHPYPHPHPHPVYHSPPPPKKPYTYPSPPPPVHHVHPHPAYHSPPPPKKPYYYHSPPPPPVHHHYPHPHPHPHPLPHPHPKPVYHSPPPPYKYPSPPPPVHHHHPKPPYKYSSPPPPVHYPHPHPHPHPHPHPHPHPLPHPHPHPLPHPPYKYPSPPPPVHPAPYIPHPVYHSPPPPYKYPSPPPPVHPAPYIPHPVYHSPPPPYKKPYKYSSPPPPPYKYQSPPPPPHYVYASPPPPYHY from the coding sequence ATGAGGTCCCTAATGGCCTCTTCTCTCATCCTTGCATTGGCAATGCTTTCTTCCCTAAGCTTGCAAATCTCCGCTGATAACTACCTCTATTCATCACCCCCACCACCCAAGTCTCCGCCGTACCATTATTCCTCCCCTCCTCCGCCGCCTAAGAAGGCACCTTACTACTATCACTCTCCACCACCACCCCCTAAGAAGCCTTACTACTATCATTCTCCACCACCACCGGTGCCTTCACCTCCACCACCCTACTACTACCATTCTCCACCTCCGCCGGTGTCTTCACCACCACCACCTAAGAAGCCTTACTACTACCATTCtccacctcctccaccaaagaagcCCTACAAGTACTCATCACCGCCGCCGCCGCCATACCATTACTcatctcctccaccaccaccaaagAAACCCTACAAGtactcatcaccaccaccaccggtTCACATTTACCCCCCTCACCCACACCCTCATCCTCATCCCCACCCACACCCACACCCTCTCCCTCACCCATATCCACACCCTCATCCTCACCCAGTGTACCACTCTCCGCCACCACCAAAGAAGCCTTACACGTACCCATCTCCTCCACCTCCGGTCCACCACGTACACCCTCACCCAGCGTATCACTCTCCTCCACCTCCTAAGAAGCCTTACTACTACcactctccaccaccaccaccagtgcACCATCACTACCCTCACCCTCACCCTCACCCTCACCCCCTCCCCCACCCTCACCCTAAACCAGTTTACCACTCTCCTCCACCACCCTACAAGTACCCATCTCCTCCACCTCCAGTGCACCACCACCACCCTAAACCCCCCTACAAGTACTCATCTCCACCACCACCAGTGCATTACCCTCACCCTCACCCACACCCACACCCTCACCCTCACCCACACCCTCACCCCCTCCCCCACCCTCACCCACACCCCCTCCCCCACCCACCTTATAAGTACCCATCTCCACCACCACCTGTTCACCCTGCTCCTTACATTCCTCACCCAGTTTACCACTCTCCTCCACCGCCTTATAAGTACCCGTCTCCACCTCCACCGGTTCACCCTGCTCCCTACATTCCTCACCCGGTTTACCACTCTCCTCCACCGCCCTACAAGAAGCCTTACAAGTACTCATCTCCACCACCACCGCCATACAAGTATCagtctccaccaccaccaccacactacGTTTATGCATCTCCTCCCCCTCCTTACCACTATTAG